In Caldicellulosiruptor obsidiansis OB47, a single window of DNA contains:
- a CDS encoding carbohydrate kinase family protein has translation MKVVCYGEVLIDFLNVKDNLFEANPGGAPANVAAVVAKFGGESCLISQVGNDIFGKMIIDSLSTCGVDISNIKMTDEYFTTLAFVKLDSRGERSFSFSRKHGADVYLKVEDIDVNVIKSADIFHFGSLSMTYEQNKRTTFELLKIARQSGSTISYDPNYRSSLWESQKKALDTMIEPVENGFVDILKMSEEEVLLYEKEVNNFYNRIKDKVKIFLVTFGEKGSMVFFKGKSYFVDTIKVDVVDTTGCGDCFVGMVLYEISKSLPIENLSEDEIVKIVRKANIAGALCATKKGAIPAIPEYSWVLERL, from the coding sequence TTGAAAGTTGTCTGCTACGGCGAGGTTTTGATAGATTTTTTGAATGTAAAAGATAACCTGTTTGAAGCAAACCCGGGCGGTGCTCCTGCAAATGTTGCGGCAGTGGTTGCGAAGTTTGGTGGGGAATCCTGTTTAATCTCACAGGTTGGAAATGACATATTTGGAAAAATGATTATAGATAGCCTTTCTACCTGTGGTGTTGATATTTCAAATATTAAAATGACAGATGAGTATTTTACAACTCTTGCGTTTGTAAAGCTTGACAGCCGTGGTGAGAGATCTTTTTCCTTCTCAAGAAAACATGGTGCAGATGTTTACTTAAAGGTAGAGGATATTGATGTTAATGTTATAAAATCAGCTGATATATTTCACTTTGGCTCGCTTTCAATGACATATGAACAAAACAAAAGAACCACCTTTGAGCTTTTAAAGATTGCAAGACAAAGTGGCAGCACAATCTCATATGACCCAAATTACCGAAGTAGCCTGTGGGAAAGTCAAAAAAAGGCTTTAGATACCATGATTGAGCCTGTTGAAAATGGGTTTGTTGATATTCTGAAGATGTCTGAGGAAGAGGTTTTGCTATATGAAAAGGAGGTAAATAACTTTTATAATAGAATAAAAGACAAGGTAAAGATTTTTCTTGTAACATTTGGCGAAAAGGGTAGCATGGTTTTCTTTAAGGGAAAGTCATATTTTGTTGATACAATAAAAGTTGATGTGGTTGACACAACTGGTTGTGGAGACTGTTTTGTTGGTATGGTTTTGTATGAAATTTCAAAATCTTTGCCAATTGAAAATTTATCAGAAGATGAAATTGTTAAAATTGTAAGAAAGGCAAACATAGCAGGGGCTCTGTGTGCGACCAAAAAAGGTGCTATTCCCGCAATTCCTGAGTACAGTTGGGTTTTAGAAAGGCTTTGA
- a CDS encoding ACT domain-containing protein, whose protein sequence is MRAIITVVGKDKVGIIAAISSLLAQNNVNILDISQTIMQGFFTMIMLVDLKDCKLKFSELKDLLIKKGEEIGVDVNMQHEDLFNSINRI, encoded by the coding sequence ATGAGAGCAATAATAACGGTTGTTGGTAAAGATAAGGTTGGTATAATTGCGGCAATCTCGAGCTTACTTGCCCAGAACAATGTAAATATACTTGATATAAGCCAGACGATCATGCAAGGATTTTTTACGATGATAATGCTTGTTGACCTTAAAGATTGCAAATTGAAGTTTTCTGAACTGAAAGATCTTCTCATAAAAAAAGGAGAGGAAATAGGCGTTGATGTAAATATGCAGCACGAAGACCTTTTCAATAGCATAAACAGAATATAA